The following proteins come from a genomic window of Lolium rigidum isolate FL_2022 chromosome 5, APGP_CSIRO_Lrig_0.1, whole genome shotgun sequence:
- the LOC124657492 gene encoding protein ALTERED PHOSPHATE STARVATION RESPONSE 1-like translates to MGNCAASRLAAGGGGVGGGGAGGDPVAVCRDRKRLIKLAAERRFALAAAHAGYAAALRSVADALDIFVARHTAPAPILITLPTPTASPPGSPKHATPAPALPPSSAAAPSTPPPTDAPAADEEDDGRGGGQTPEMGRPYYYTPPATPPPPPAAVGGWDFFNPFYGTEEVAAAISDEEMRAVREREGIPDLEEAEEEDNEGEKPAAAAASAAAEKNPKSEDSLRVAKQEETKDVSEAARNNGAGGLEVSVVLPGRELLAALKEVEELFARAAEAGKDVSGMLEAAARAPELKENSSKIIHAIAWHRSPSSVSSSYRSELGASSNSLSWTEKSETSKTDIFEDYGGMKSGSHSQTLGRLYAWEKKLYEEVKAIDQIRQTYEKKCVQLRNQDAKGSELRCAEKTRTNVRDLYTRIWVSLRAAESISDRIQKLRDEELQPQLVELLHGFTRTWKVMVDSHETQRQIMFEVNSFTCPAYGKFCNDAQRHATLKLEVELRNWRSCFVSYVSAQKSYIEALDGWLSKFILTDTIRYSRGISSIAPNRAGAPPLVVICHDWHTTLSKFPYKRVSFTMRNFNRSVRVLWLKQGEEQQQKRKVDGLAKELDKKATAYKRAENKVIETKLLLEHRPGEQEARQRVEQLSERKEALNVLRRRVEAEKARHHHCMRDTHDVTLNGFKIGLASIFESLADFSRDSVKLYEDLLAHAGAPKERLEKASSASEQQQQACADNEVQPQSSYPHQATVEAR, encoded by the exons ATGGGGAACTGCGCCGCCTCCCggctcgccgccggcggcggcggcgtgggcggtgGCGGTGCGGGCGGGGACCCCGTGGCGGTGTGCCGCGACCGGAAGCGCCTCATAAagctggcggcggagcggcggttCGCGCTGGCGGCGGCGCACGCGGGCTACGCGGCGGCCctgcgctccgtcgccgacgccctGGACATCTTCGTGGCCCGCCACACCGCGCCGGCGCCCATACTCATCACGCTCCCCACCCCCACCGCCTCGCCTCCCGGCTCCCCCAAGCACGCTACCCCGGCGCCCGCGCTGCCGCCCTcgtccgccgccgcgccatcgacCCCGCCGCCGACGGATGCGCCGGCggcggacgaggaggacgacggccgCGGGGGCGGGCAGACGCCGGAGATGGGCCGCCCGTACTACTACACGCCcccggccacgccgccgccgccccccgccGCGGTCGGCGGGTGGGACTTCTTCAACCCGTTCTACGggacggaggaggtggcggcggccatcaGCGACGAGGAGATGCGCGCCGTTAGGGAGCGGGAGGGGATCCCGGACCtcgaggaggcggaagaggaggacAACGAGGGGGAGAAGCCCGCTGCTGCTGCGGCGTCAGCGGCGGCGGAAAAAAACCCTAAATCCGAGGATTCGCTCAGGGTGGCCAAGCAGGAAGAGACAAAAGATGTATCCGAGGCGGCGAGGAACAACGGCGCCGGCGGGCTGGAGGtgtccgtcgtgctgccggggcgCGAGCTCCTGGCGGCGCTCAAGGAGGTGGAGGAGCTCTTCGCCCGCGCCGCCGAGGCCGGCAAGGACGTCTCCGGCATGCTCGAGGCCGCCGCCCGTGCCCCCGAGCTCAAAG AGAACTCGTCGAAAATAATCCATGCCATCGCGTGGCATCGGTCTCCGTCGTCCGTGTCGTCATCTTATAGAAGCGAGCTGGGAGCAAGCTCGAATAGTTTGTCGTGGACAGAGAAGAGCGAGACCAGCAAGACCGATATATTTGAAGACTATGGTGGGATGAAGTCTGGAAGTCACTCTCAGACTTTAGGGAGACTGTATGCTTGGGAGAAGAAACTTTATGAAGAAGTTAAG GCTATTGATCAAATCAGACAAACATACGAGAAGAAATGTGTGCAGCTGAGGAACCAAGACGCCAAAGGTTCAGAGCTGCGTTGTGCTGAAAAAACCAGGACAAATGTGAGAGACCTGTACACAAGGATCTGGGTTTCTCTAAGAGCTGCAGAATCAATATCGGATAGAATACAGAAGTTACGGGATGAGGAGCTGCAACCGCAACTTGTCGAGCTGTTGCATGG CTTTACAAGAACTTGGAAAGTGATGGTGGATTCGCATGAAACTCAGAGACAGATAATGTTTGAGGTGAATTCCTTCACCTGCCCTGCTTATGGGAAGTTCTGCAACGACGCCCAGCGGCATGCCACTCTCAAGCTGGAGGTTGAACTCAGGAACTGGAGGTCCTGCTTCGTGAGCTACGTCAGTGCACAGAAATCGTACATTGAAGCTCTCGATGGCTGGCTGTCCAAGTTCATCCTAACGGACACCATCCGATACTCCCGAGGGATATCCTCCATCGCGCCCAACAGGGCTGGCGCGCCGCCGCTGGTCGTGATCTGCCACGACTGGCACACCACACTGTCCAAGTTCCCCTACAAGCGCGTCTCGTTCACCATGCGGAACTTCAACCGGAGCGTGCGGGTGCTGTGGCTGAAGCagggggaggagcagcagcagaagAGGAAGGTGGACGGGCTGGCCAAGGAGCTGGACAAGAAGGCCACAGCCTACAAGCGGGCGGAGAACAAGGTGATCGAGACGAAGCTCCTCCTAGAGCACCGGCCGGGGGAGCAGGAGGCGAGGCAGCGTGTGGAGCAGCTGTCGGAGCGCAAGGAGGCGTTGAACGtactgcggcggcgggtggaggcgGAGAAGGCGCGGCACCACCACTGCATGCGCGACACCCACGACGTGACCCTCAACGGCTTCAAGATCGGCCTCGCCAGCATTTTCGAGTCGCTCGCTGATTTTTCTCGGGACTCTGTGAAGCTCTACGAGGACCTCCTGGCACATGCCGGCGCCCCCAAGGAGCGCCTGGAAAAGGCCTCTTCAGCctccgagcagcagcagcaggcctgTGCCGACAACGAAGTGCAACCGCAGAGCTCCTACCCGCACCAGGCCACCGTCGAAGCGAGATGA
- the LOC124657493 gene encoding probable leucine-rich repeat receptor-like protein kinase At1g35710 encodes MAHSTAPPQLHRLVLSFVLLLLLISRHADSRGASLRDQAAALLYWKSSLSFSSKHQLGTWRDDGMYPCNWTGITCGDTRSSGGTTVKVIRELILGGAGIAGQLHTLRFQSLPYLVNLDLSDNYGLSGTIPPSIGSLSMLSSLNFSGDQLSGHIPVSFCNLGRLTYMDLSNNNITGQIPLALGNLSRLAILYLDGNRLSGTIPWQLGHLQNMKELDLSLNILSGEIPSAIGNLTNLNFLDLSANFLSGPIPKVLGHIHTLQVISLSVNNLTGTIPPSLGNLTMMKIMVLYRNQLTGPIPVELGMLSSLTKLDFSHNHLTGPIPSSIAGNLTSVSHFFLWSNLITGSIPHGFGNLVNLEILDISMNFIVGSVPTSIGNMSSLRDIHIGSNNLSGELPSDFGNLENLEYLAAYKNQLSGIIPQSFGNLVNMIEMRLFSNQISGSLPSSLSNLTNLVSIQLSNNQLIGHLPELCQSKKLQSLILHYNNLDGHVPKGLRDCSSLISLAISGNQIEGDITEAFGVYPHLTKISLYSNRFIGRLSPNWGACQNLTWIDFSNNMIEGNIPSEIWELKYLAKLNLDNNKLTGEIPREIGKLISLYWMDLRNNQLSGQIPKQIGQLGNLELLSLSSNLLSGKIPEDIGNCLKLQLLRMNNNSLSGSLPRNLGHLASLQRMLDLSMNNLTGPIPLELSKLELLMFVNFSHNQFSGAIPISIASMKSLSVFDVSDNFLEGSVPKGIHNASVEWFLHNKGLCGDLFGLPPCDLPPATHNIKRQKIILSIGVPMFAATISIVSAVIAFFICRKKVSQNTDEVRKRDVFSVWSFDGRMAFEDIINGTEDFDDKHCIGEGSYGSVYKAELQDEQVVAVKKLHAGNEQVHDEEIFQHEIEMLTKIRQRSIVKLYGYCSHPRYRFLVCQFIERGNLASILSNEELAIQFHWQRRTTLIKDVAQAIAYLHHDIHPPIIHRDITSRNILLDADYKAFVSDFGIARMLKPDSSNWSALAGTYGYIAPEFAYTSVVTEKCDVYSFGVVVLEVLMGKHPGDVQNFIYSLGDQFLLEEILDKQLPQPEGGEANDVKRCISMAFECLLPSPKERPTMQKVYRDLIF; translated from the exons ATGGCGCATTCCACGGCGCCCCCGCAGCTACATCGCTTGGTTCTCTCGTTTGTCCTGCTTCTACTCCTCATTTCCAGGCACGCTGACAGCCGAGGCGCTTCGCTGAGAGATCAAGCCGCGGCGCTCCTCTACTGGAAATCATCACTCAGCTTCTCCTCCAAGCACCAGCTGGGAACCTGGAGAGACGACGGCATGTATCCGTGCAACTGGACCGGCATCACCTGCGGAGACACTCGGTCAAGCGGAGGAACCACGGTGAAGGTCATAAGAGAGCTTATCCTCGGCGGTGCCGGCATCGCAGGACAACTTCACACCCTCAGATTTCAATCACTCCCATACCTCGTCAATCTCGACCTCAGCGATAACTATGGTCTCTCTGGCACCATCCCTCCTAGCATCGGCTCTCTTTCCATGCTTTCCAGCCTCAACTTCTCCGGTGATCAGCTCAGTGGGCACATACCTGTATCATTTTGCAACCTTGGGAGGCTCACATACATGGACCTCTCAAACAATAATATCACTGGCCAAATCCCTCTTGCCTTGGGAAATCTCTCAAGACTTGCCATTCTTTATCTGGATGGGAATAGGCTCTCAGGTACCATTCCATGGCAACTCGGACACCTTCAGAACATGAAGGAGCTGGATTTGTCCTTGAATATTCTTTCTGGCGAAATACCTTCCGCCATTGGTAACCTGACAAACCTCAACTTTCTAGACCTTTCTGCTAATTTTCTGTCGGGACCTATACCTAAAGTGCTAGGACATATCCACACCCTGCAAGTAATATCCTTGTCGGTAAACAACCTGACTGGCACAATTCCGCCATCCCTTGGAAACCTCACAATGATGAAAATAATGGTCCTATATCGGAATCAGCTCACTGGTCCGATCCCGGTAGAGCTTGGGATGCTCTCGAGCTTGACTAAGTTGGACTTTTCACATAATCATTTGACGGGTCCTATTCCTTCAAGTATTGCTGGAAATCTTACTTCAGTGTCCCATTTTTTTCTTTGGAGTAACCTCATAACTGGATCAATTCCTCATGGGTTTGGAAATCTTGTGAATCTGGAAATCCTCGACATTTCGATGAATTTCATAGTTGGATCAGTGCCGACAAGTATTGGGAACATGTCTTCACTCAGGGATATACACATAGGAAGTAATAATCTCTCTGGGGAACTGCCGTCTGACTTTGGAAACTTGGAAAATTTGGAATATCTTGCAGCCTATAAAAATCAGCTGTCTGGCATAATCCCTCAGAGTTTTGGAAATTTGGTTAATATGATAGAAATGCGACTATTCTCCAATCAAATCTCTGGCTCTTTGCCTTCATCGCTCTCCAACCTTACCAATTTGGTCAGCATTCAACTGTCTAATAACCAGCTAATAGGACACTTGCCAGAGTTGTGCCAAAGTAAAAAGCTACAAAGTTTAATACTTCATTACAACAATCTGGATGGTCATGTCCCAAAAGGCTTGAGGGATTGCAGCTCACTAATATCCCTCGCAATTAGCGGTAATCAGATTGAGGGAGACATAACTGAAGCCTTTGGGGTGTATCCACATCTCACAAAAATTAGTTTGTATTCAAACAGGTTCATAGGTCGGCTCTCACCTAACTGGGGCGCATGTCAAAACTTGACATGGATTGATTTTTCCAACAACATGATAGAAGGCAATATACCTTCTGAGATTTGGGAGCTAAAATATCTTGCAAAGCTTAATCTGGATAACAATAAGTTGACCGGTGAGATACCACGGGAAATTGGAAAGTTAATCAGCCTATACTGGATGGACTTAAGAAACAATCAACTATCTGGCCAAATCCCTAAACAGATAGGCCAACTTGGCAATCTTGAGCTTCTTAGTTTGTCAAGCAACCTGTTGAGTGGTAAAATACCAGAAGACATCGGAAATTGTTTGAAACTACAATTACTACGGATGAATAACAACAGTCTTAGTGGAAGTCTTCCTCGTAATTTGGGTCATTTAGCTTCCCTACAAAGAATGCTTGATCTTAGTATGAACAATCTCACTGGACCAATACCATTGGAACTTAGCAAGCTAGAGTTGTTGATGTTTGTGAATTTCTCACACAATCAATTTAGTGGTGCAATCCCTATCTCGATTGCAAGCATGAAAAGCCTATCTGTATTTGATGTATCAGACAACTTCCTAGAAGGCTCCGTCCCAAAAGGGATCCACAATGCATCAGTCGAATGGTTTCTCCACAACAAAGGCCTTTGTGGAGATCTTTTTGGTCTGCCTCCTTGTGACCTCCCACCTGCGACTCATAACATAAAGCGTCAAAAAATAATACTATCAATCGGCGTTCCCATGTTTGCCGCTACTATTTCAATAGTATCAGCTGTAATTGCTTTTTTCATTTGCCGCAAGAAAGTATCTCAAAATACTGATGAAGTGAGAAAAAGGGATGTATTTTCTGTATGGAGCTTTGATGGTAGAATGGCATTTGAGGATATTATCAATGGAACTGAAGATTTTGATGACAAGCATTGCATTGGAGAGGGGTCATACGGTAGTGTTTATAAAGCAGAACTTCAAGATGAACAAGTGGTTGCGGTAAAGAAACTCCATGCAGGAAATGAACAGGTGCATGATGAAGAAATATTCCAGCATGAGATTGAAATGTTAACAAAAATTCGACAACGCAGCATCGTCAAGCTGTATGGATATTGTTCTCATCCACGGTACCGGTTCCTTGTATGCCAGTTTATAGAGAGAGGAAATCTAGCTTCTATCTTAAGCAATGAAGAACTGGCAATCCAGTTCCACTGGCAAAGAAGGACAACTCTCATAAAAGATGTAGCTCAAGCTATCGCTTACCTCCATCATGATATTCACCCACCGATAATTCATCGAGACATCACAAGCAGAAATATCTTACTAGATGCTGATTACAAAGCATTTGTCTCGGATTTTGGTATTGCAAGAATGTTAAAACCGGATTCATCGAATTGGAGTGCACTAGCGGGGACGTATGGCTATATAGCACCTG AATTTGCGTACACATCTGTAGTTACGGAGAAATGTGATGTATATAGCTTTGGTGTTGTGGTGCTTGAGGTGTTAATGGGAAAACATCCAGGAGatgtgcaaaattttatttatTCGTTGGGTGACCAATTTCTCCTAGAAGAAATTTTGGATAAACAACTTCCACAACCCGAAGGTGGTGAAGCAAATGACGTGAAGCGGTGCATCTCTATGGCATTTGAGTGCCTGCTTCCTTCACCTAAAGAAAGGCCAACTATGCAGAAAGTTTATCGTGATCTTATTTTCTAA
- the LOC124652952 gene encoding uncharacterized protein LOC124652952 isoform X2 codes for MDLNLYLGLPPLPRPPGRLGAAMDCPAPAGSPVPTPEDEPAAGSPPPDEIPPPPPPLPAAYSPSNALSTPEMPPIDPILVDWLDGPSTDDSEDYAGDPAVPTDLSSESDDGLGTGSEDALDAGEPALPSDASSDDGLSSDSEYYVLLPNLVIPEISTEDDEPAGLLAAQEEVLRLDEVDSPDSWGVDFPMIFAQHDGLGTDSEEGLDAGEPAVGFDASSHDANASPPPPQQLPLAGLEGVRLEWVERLSRPDRAAPAARAEMVSTRQSVGGAIEDTTHELRLQRVIQVSEQHHIVRPGPASRSQRATSPDAERLAQAIQRSHNSLDASRRQNLDANGKVGGKGAVKNDGNYCGCDASFECNICLDAAREPVVTPCGHLFCWPCLYQWLHAHSTRSECPVCKGEVLEVNVTPIYGRGGGERDASSSRVPPRPSANRSESLRQELQMPDPRGIVSMVRQELQMPDRRGIASMVRGQAAPPVGDVEVAVLPEGGTRVARTVRRRASPSLASLSPLTMRHVRRNAAPESGNPVEPPSSNSDNAATTVPQQSSSVEQASTSSTVAVIVGQAAQSRRSRPPSESTTTRRTRRRQQH; via the exons ATGGATCTGAACCTCTACCTGGGCCTACCTCCGCTGCCGCGGCCTCCAGGCCGGCTGGGCGCAGCCATGGATTGCCCGGCGCCAGCGGGCAGCCCCGTTCCAACACCGGAGGACGAGCCCGCGGCAGGATCGCCGCCGCCCGACGAgataccgccgccgccgccgccgctgcccgcggCATACTCGCCGTCCAACGCGCTCTCCACGCCGGAGATGCCGCCGATCGACCCCATCCTCGTCGACTGGCTCGACGGCCCGAGCACAGACGACAGCGAGGATTACGCTGGTGACCCCGCCGTGCCTACCGATTTATCCTCAGAATCAGATGATGGCCTCGGTACGGGCAGCGAAGACGCTCTCGATGCTGGCGAACCGGCTCTGCCTTCTGATGCGTCCTCGGACGATGGCCTGAGTTCCGACAGCGAGTATTATGTGCTGCTGCCGAATTTGGTCATCCCGGAAATCTCAACCGAGGATGATGAGCCAGCGGGATTGCTGGCGGCACAAGAGGAGGTGCTGCGACTTGACGAGGTAGACTCGCCGGATTCATGGGGGGTTGATTTTCCTATGATTTTTGCTCAGCATGATGGCCTGGGTACAGACAGCGAAGAGGGTCTTGATGCCGGTGAACCGGCTGTGGGGTTTGATGCATCCTCGCACGATGCCAATGCCTCTCCGCCACCGCCGCAGCAGCTGCCCCTTGCTGGGTTGGAAGGAGTTCGGCTTGAGTGGGTGGAAAGGCTCTCACGCCCTGATCGGGCGGCTCCTGCCGCCAGAGCGGAGATGGTTAGCACGAGGCAGTCTGTCGGGGGTGCGATTGAGGACACGACGCATGAGCTCCGCCTGCAGAGGGTGATCCAGGTGAGTGAGCAGCACCACATTGTGCGGCCAGGGCCAGCGAGCCGCAGCCAGCGGGCGACCAGTCCGGATGCCGAAAGACTGGCGCAGGCCATCCAGCGGTCTCATAACTCTCTGGATGCATCAAGGCGGCAGAATCTCGATGCCAATGGCAAGGTGGGAGGAAAGGGTGCTGTCAAGAACGATGGGAACTACTGCGGATGCGACGCCAGTTTCGAGTGCAATATCTGTCTTGATGCAGCTAGAGAGCCCGTGGTTACACCGTGTGGCCACCTCTTCTGCTGGCCATGCTTGTATCAGTGGCTCCATGCACATTCAACCCGCTCGGAGTGCCCTGTCTGCAAGGGGGAGGTGCTCGAAGTGAACGTCACACCGATTTATGGAAGAGGAGGTGGCGAACGGGATGCTTCCAGCAGTCGTGTCCCTCCCAGGCCGAGCGCCAACAGGAGTGAGAGCTTGAGGCAGGAGCTGCAGATGCCAGATCCGAGAGGCATTGTGAGCATGGTGAGGCAGGAGCTGCAGATGCCAGATCGGAGAGGCATTGCGAGCATGGTGAG AGGCCAGGCAGCTCCACCTGTAGGCGATGTTGAGGTGGCCGTGCTTCCTGAAGGCGGGACAAGGGTTGCCAGGACTGTGCGTCGGAGAGCTTCACCTAGTCTTGCTTCACTCTCCCCATTAACAATGCGGCATGTGCGGCGCAACGCTGCCCCTGAGAGTGGCAATCCGGTCGAACCGCCGTCTTCTAATTCTGATAATGCTGCAACAACAGTTCCTCAGCAGTCGTCGTCTGTGGAGCAGGCGTCGACATCTAGCACGGTGGCTGTTATAGTGGGGCAGGCAGCCCAAAGTAGGAGGTCCAGGCCGCCTTCGGAGTCCACAACCACAAGAAGAAcgaggaggaggcagcagcaCTAG
- the LOC124652952 gene encoding uncharacterized protein LOC124652952 isoform X1: protein MDLNLYLGLPPLPRPPGRLGAAMDCPAPAGSPVPTPEDEPAAGSPPPDEIPPPPPPLPAAYSPSNALSTPEMPPIDPILVDWLDGPSTDDSEDYAGDPAVPTDLSSESDDGLGTGSEDALDAGEPALPSDASSDDGLSSDSEYYVLLPNLVIPEISTEDDEPAGLLAAQEEVLRLDEVDSPDSWGVDFPMIFAQHDGLGTDSEEGLDAGEPAVGFDASSHDANASPPPPQQLPLAGLEGVRLEWVERLSRPDRAAPAARAEMVSTRQSVGGAIEDTTHELRLQRVIQVSEQHHIVRPGPASRSQRATSPDAERLAQAIQRSHNSLDASRRQNLDANGKVGGKGAVKNDGNYCGCDASFECNICLDAAREPVVTPCGHLFCWPCLYQWLHAHSTRSECPVCKGEVLEVNVTPIYGRGGGERDASSSRVPPRPSANRSESLRQELQMPDPRGIVSMVRQELQMPDRRGIASMVRQSIENQDQLRGQAAPPVGDVEVAVLPEGGTRVARTVRRRASPSLASLSPLTMRHVRRNAAPESGNPVEPPSSNSDNAATTVPQQSSSVEQASTSSTVAVIVGQAAQSRRSRPPSESTTTRRTRRRQQH from the coding sequence ATGGATCTGAACCTCTACCTGGGCCTACCTCCGCTGCCGCGGCCTCCAGGCCGGCTGGGCGCAGCCATGGATTGCCCGGCGCCAGCGGGCAGCCCCGTTCCAACACCGGAGGACGAGCCCGCGGCAGGATCGCCGCCGCCCGACGAgataccgccgccgccgccgccgctgcccgcggCATACTCGCCGTCCAACGCGCTCTCCACGCCGGAGATGCCGCCGATCGACCCCATCCTCGTCGACTGGCTCGACGGCCCGAGCACAGACGACAGCGAGGATTACGCTGGTGACCCCGCCGTGCCTACCGATTTATCCTCAGAATCAGATGATGGCCTCGGTACGGGCAGCGAAGACGCTCTCGATGCTGGCGAACCGGCTCTGCCTTCTGATGCGTCCTCGGACGATGGCCTGAGTTCCGACAGCGAGTATTATGTGCTGCTGCCGAATTTGGTCATCCCGGAAATCTCAACCGAGGATGATGAGCCAGCGGGATTGCTGGCGGCACAAGAGGAGGTGCTGCGACTTGACGAGGTAGACTCGCCGGATTCATGGGGGGTTGATTTTCCTATGATTTTTGCTCAGCATGATGGCCTGGGTACAGACAGCGAAGAGGGTCTTGATGCCGGTGAACCGGCTGTGGGGTTTGATGCATCCTCGCACGATGCCAATGCCTCTCCGCCACCGCCGCAGCAGCTGCCCCTTGCTGGGTTGGAAGGAGTTCGGCTTGAGTGGGTGGAAAGGCTCTCACGCCCTGATCGGGCGGCTCCTGCCGCCAGAGCGGAGATGGTTAGCACGAGGCAGTCTGTCGGGGGTGCGATTGAGGACACGACGCATGAGCTCCGCCTGCAGAGGGTGATCCAGGTGAGTGAGCAGCACCACATTGTGCGGCCAGGGCCAGCGAGCCGCAGCCAGCGGGCGACCAGTCCGGATGCCGAAAGACTGGCGCAGGCCATCCAGCGGTCTCATAACTCTCTGGATGCATCAAGGCGGCAGAATCTCGATGCCAATGGCAAGGTGGGAGGAAAGGGTGCTGTCAAGAACGATGGGAACTACTGCGGATGCGACGCCAGTTTCGAGTGCAATATCTGTCTTGATGCAGCTAGAGAGCCCGTGGTTACACCGTGTGGCCACCTCTTCTGCTGGCCATGCTTGTATCAGTGGCTCCATGCACATTCAACCCGCTCGGAGTGCCCTGTCTGCAAGGGGGAGGTGCTCGAAGTGAACGTCACACCGATTTATGGAAGAGGAGGTGGCGAACGGGATGCTTCCAGCAGTCGTGTCCCTCCCAGGCCGAGCGCCAACAGGAGTGAGAGCTTGAGGCAGGAGCTGCAGATGCCAGATCCGAGAGGCATTGTGAGCATGGTGAGGCAGGAGCTGCAGATGCCAGATCGGAGAGGCATTGCGAGCATGGTGAGGCAGTCGATAGAAAACCAGGATCAGTTGAGAGGCCAGGCAGCTCCACCTGTAGGCGATGTTGAGGTGGCCGTGCTTCCTGAAGGCGGGACAAGGGTTGCCAGGACTGTGCGTCGGAGAGCTTCACCTAGTCTTGCTTCACTCTCCCCATTAACAATGCGGCATGTGCGGCGCAACGCTGCCCCTGAGAGTGGCAATCCGGTCGAACCGCCGTCTTCTAATTCTGATAATGCTGCAACAACAGTTCCTCAGCAGTCGTCGTCTGTGGAGCAGGCGTCGACATCTAGCACGGTGGCTGTTATAGTGGGGCAGGCAGCCCAAAGTAGGAGGTCCAGGCCGCCTTCGGAGTCCACAACCACAAGAAGAAcgaggaggaggcagcagcaCTAG